GGCGCCGGTCGCCAGCGCGTCCTCGCTCAGTTCCTCGGGGTCGACAAGTTCGGTGCTGCCCACCAGTTCGGCGATCACCATGGCGATCGTCTGCAGTGCCTCTACTTCCTCGCTCTGGTAACGGCGAGGCGTGACGTTCTGCACAACCAGTACGCCCGCCACCCGGCCGGTGCGCATGATCGGCACGCCGAGGAAGCTGTGATACAGGTCCTCGCCCGTTTCAGGACGGTAGGAGAAGCGCGGGTGCTGCGGGGCTTCGGAGATATTGAGGGGCAGTGCACGTTCGGCCACGAGGCCCACAAGGCCCTCGCCGAACTGCATCCGGGTGCGGTGCACGGCTTCCGCCTTCAGACCTTCGGTGGCGAACAGCTCCAGCACCCCGCCCGCCCGGACAAGATAGATCGAGCACACCTCCGCAACCATATTCTGGGCGATAAGGCGCACCACCTGGCCGAGACGATCCTCCGCCGCCCCGCCACCGGCCATAAGCCCGTGGAGGCGCCGCAAGAGCAGGCGCGGCTGGCTGACTACGTCCGGCAAGTCTCAGTCCCCCGGTTTGACTTCGGTCTGCCGCCGGCAGGGCGCCGACAGCGGCTGGTAACTTATGCGGCGGGCTGCGGCGCTGCGTCACGCGCGCCAAGGCAGTTTGCCGCCTGATCGACGATCTCGGCAATGATTTCGGCGGTCGGCGCTTCGCGGGTCACCATGCCCACGCTTTGGCCAGCCATTACCGAACCCATCTCGATATCGCCGTCGATCACGGCACGCCGGAGTGCCCCACCCCAGAAATGCTCGATCCGGAGCTGGGCGTCTTCCATGCTGACTTCCCCCGCCTGATAGGCGTTAACCACCTCGCGCTGCGTCTGCAGGAAAGCCTCGGTGGAGGCATTCTTCAGGGCGCGCACCGGGATGACCGGGAAGCGGTTGTCGATCTGGACGCTTGCCACCGCGTCGCGGGCGGCGGCACGGATGAAAGCTTTCTTGAAATTCGGGTGCGCGATGCATTCGTTCGCCACCACAAAACGGGTGCCGAGCTGCGCGCCCGATGCCCCCATCTCGAGATAGGCGGCAATCGCCTCGCCGCGGCCAAGGCCGCCTGCCACAAACACCGGCACGTCCCGGATGATGGGCAGGATTTCCTGCGCCAGCACATTGAGCGACACGGGGCCGATATGACCGCCTGCTTCACTGCCCTCGATCACAATGGCGTCAGCGCCCGAGCGAACGAGCTTTTTGGCAAGCACCGCGGCGGGCGCGAAGCACATCAGCTTGGCGCCGTAATCCTTCACGGCAGCAATCGCGGCACCGGTCGGGATACCACCCGCCAGCACCACATGGCTGACGCCCGCCTCGCGGACGACGGCGATATGATCCATATGCTGCGGATGCAGGGTTATGAGGTTGACACCGAACGGCTTGTCGGTCAGCGCGCGGGTCGCGGCAATCTCGGCTGCCAGCTGGTCGGGGGTCATCCCGCCGCAGGCGATAACGCCGAAGCCGCCCGCGTTCGAGATCGCAGCCACCAGATGACGTTCCGACACCCAGGACATGGCCCCGCCGAGAATGGCATAGCGGGTTCCCAGAAAATCTGTCCCGCGTTTCCACAAGGCATCCAGCCGTTGCATCCCGGTTTCGGTCATATGCCCTTCCTCACACTCGATTGCCTGACTGCCGGTTATTTCCGGCAGCACCGGTCAGACATCAAGCCGACGCAGCCGGTGCATCAAGTCCATATGCCGTATGAAGCGCCCTGACTGCAAGCTCGGTATATTCGGAATCGATGATTACGCTCACCTTGATCTCGGAAGTCGAGATCACCTGGATGTTGATTCCCTTCTCGGCAAGCGTATCGAACATCTTGCGCGCAACGCCTGCGTGGCTGCGCATGCCAACGCCCACAACGGACACTTTCGTGACTTCGCCGTTATACTGGATGTCCTGATACTGGAGCTGGTCCTTGTGCTCTTTCAGGATTTTCACGGCGCGCAGCAGATCGTCCTCGGGGATGGTGAAGGTCACGTCCGTGGCCTCGCCGTTGTCCGATGCCGACTGCACGATCATGTCGACGTTGATATTCGCGTCGGCCAGCGGGCCGAAAAGATGGCTCACCTGACCCGGACGGTCCTTGAGGCCGACCACGGTGACTTTCGCTTCGCCGCGCGAATAGGCGATGCCGCTGATTACTTCCTGTTCCACAATCTCATCCTCGCCAACAATCAAGGTGCCGGGCTTGTCCTCGAAGGACGACAGCACCTGGGTCCGAACCCCGTGTTTCATTGCCAGTGCCACGGACCGCGTTTGCAATACCTTGGCACCGACAGATGCCATTTCAAGCATCTCTTCATAGGAGATTTTATCAAGTTTGCGGGCGCGCGGCACGATACGCGGGTCGGTCGTATAAACGCCGTCCACATCCGTATAGATATCGCAGCGCTCGGCCTTGATCGCCGCCGCTACCGCCACAGCCGATGTATCGCTGCCGCCACGGCCAAGCGTGGTGATGCGGCCATCGTCGCCAATACCCTGGAAGCCGGCGATCACCGCCACGCGGCCTTCCTTCAGGCAGGCTTCAAGGCGTTCGGTCGGGATATCCTCGATCCGCGCCGAACCATGCACCGAATTCGTTTTGATCGGCACCTGCCAGCCAAGGAACGACCGGGCAGGCACGCCCAGTTCCTGCAGGCAGATTGCCAGAAGGCCGCTGGTGATCTGCTCGCCAGCCGCTACGACCGCGTCATACTCGCGCGCGTCATGCAGCGGTGCGGCGTCACGGCAGTAGGCGACAAGCTGGTTGGTGACGCCCGACATGGCCGACACGACGACGACCACTTCGTGGCCTTCCTTCACCGCGCGCGCCACCCGGTTCGCCACGTTGCGAATCCGGTCCACATCGCCAACCGATGTGCCGCCAAACTTCTTCACTATCCTTGCCATATCGACCGTTCCAGACGTTTACCATGAGCACCCTTCAAGGCTTCGCCGGGGCGGGAGACGTGAACATCGCCAAGTCCCTTGACCCGACCCCTCAAACGGTGCGTAAAAGAGGAGCTTGCTCGGGCATCTGTTTAATGGCTGGCCGGGGGGTGCGCAAGGGATCATCAGGACCCCCTGCCGCTAATTTTTCTGCGCGGATGGGCCGAAATGAGTAAGAAAATGTCGACTGAGAACAATTCAGGGTCGAAACAAGCCACTACAGGCCGCATGGCCGAGGGCGTGACCGTGAACGAGGACGAGGTTGCCTTCTTCGCCCGCATTGCCGACCAGTGGTGGGATGAGAACGGCCCGTTCCGGCCGCTGCATCTCCTCAACCCCACGCGGCTTGCCTATATCCGCGCCGCCATCAATGCCCACACGGGCACCAGCGAGACGAGCCTGAAGCCGTTCGAGGGCATCAGGGTCCTCGATATCGGCTGCGGCGGCGGGCTCCTTTCGGAGCCGCTTTCCCGCCTTGGCGCCAGCGTCACCGGGGTTGATGCCTCCGAGCGCAATATCGAGGTCGCGAAAATTCATGCGGCCCGCATGGGCCTCACCGTCGATTACCGCAACACCACAGCCGAAGCACTCGCCGAAGCCGGCGAGCAGTTCGATGTGGTGGTGAATATGGAAGTAGTGGAGCATGTGGCGGACGTGCCCGCCTATCTCGCCGCTTGCCGCGCGCTTGTGAAGCCCGGCGGCCTGATGCTGATGAGCACGCTCAACCGCACCGCCCGCAGCTTCATTTTCGCCATCGTAGGCGCTGAATATGTGCTGCGCTGGCTACCCATCGGCGCGCATGACTGGAACAAGTTCCTCACCCCGCGCGAACTGGCCGATGCCCTGAAGACAGCTGGCTTTACGCCTGAAGCCCCGACCGGCTTCGTCTTCAATCCGCTGACCGGCAACTGGAAGCTTTCGGACCGCGACGTGGCGGTGAATTACGCGGTGGCGGCAGTGGCCGCCTGAAGGCTGCCTCAGGCGTCGGTGCGGCGACCGGTCGGCAGGGGTAGGACCTCGATACCTTCCTCGATCAGGGCCTGGGCCTCATCTGCGCTGGTGGCGCCGTAAATGCCGCGATCCTCGGCTTCGCCGTAATGGATCTTGCGGGCTTCCTCGGCGAAGTTCTCGCCGACATCTTCACAGTTCGCTTCCACATGCTGTTTGAAAGCCGCCATCATTTCGGCGAAGGCGGCGGGCGCGTGCGCCACGGGCTGCTGCTTTTCCGAAGGTGCGGCGGGGGCCGGAGCTTCCGCCTTGCGGTTGCCCTTCACGCCCACGTTCGGCGCCATGATCGCTTTTTCAATCTGCGTGCTATCGCACACCGGGCAGGATACGAAACCTGCCGCGAGCTGGGTTTCATAATCACCGGACGAGCGGAACCATGCCTCGAAACGGTGGGCCTGTTCGCATCTGAGATCGAAAACGATCATGGGGTCTCTGTCCTGGTGACGCTGAAGGTGCGCGTATGGTCAAGCGATGGCACCTTCTGCCGTGCCGCATCGACCTTGGCAAGATCGATATCGAAAAGTGTGACACCGGGCGCAGTGCCGGCATCCACCACCACCTCGCCCCACGGGGCAATCACAAGGCTGTGGCCATAGGTCGCCCGGCCGGTTTCATGATCCCCTGTCTGGGCGGCGGCAATCACGAAGGCGCCGTTCTCGATCGCCCGGGCACGCAGGAGCGCATGCCAGTGCGCTTCCCCGGTCGGTCGGGTGAAGGCAGCCGGCACCAGCAGGATACGCGCACCAGCACCCGCGAGCGCGCGGTATAGATAAGGGAAACGCAGGTCATAACAGACGCTCATGCCGACGAGGCCGAAGGGGGTGTCCGCCACCACGGCTTCCCGGCCCGCTTCATAAAGTGCGGATTCGCGGTAAACCTGCCCCTCGCCGAGATCGACATCGAAAAGATGGATCTTGTCGTAGCGCGCCTTGATCGCGCCGTCCGGGCCAATGAGGAAGGACCGGTTGGCCAGGCGGTCGTCCGCCACCTTCACCATGATCGAACCGAGACTGAGCCAGACGCCTGCCTCCAGTGCCAGCGCCTGCAAGGCGGCGAGCGCCTCGTCTTCGGCTTCGTACCGGGCTTTTTCGAGCACATCGGCGCGGCGGGTTTCCATCATCAGGCTGGTTTCGGGCGTGAAGACAAACTCTGCCCCCTCGGCGACGGCGGCGCGGATATGCGCTTCCAGCACCTCGAGGTTCGAGGCAACCGTACGGCCGGATGTCAGCTGGACAAGGGCGCCACGCATGAGGGGTCAGCCTGCAGCGGCAAGCATGGGGTCGAGCGCGCCGCGATCGTCCAGTGCATGCAGGTCATCACTGCCGCCGACGTGCTGGCCGTTGATGAAAATCTGCGGCACCGTGTTGCGGCCATTCGCCTTTTCGCGCATTTCGCGGCGCGCGGCGGGGTTCATGTCCACACTGATTTCGCGGAACGCTGCGCCCTTGCGCTTCAACAGGGATTTGGCCCGGAAGCAATAGGGGCAGAGGTCGGAACTATAGATTACGATATCGGCCATTGCCGTCACTCCTTTACGAATAGCCCCATATTTAGGGGAAAAGGGCCAGAAATCAAAGGTCCGTGCTCGACAACGTGATGTTGTCCGTCATGCGACCCACCCGCGTCGGGTCGACCCGGGCGAAGGTGAGAACGCCAACCGACGCCGCCCCCGCCCGCTTCAAGGCGCCCGCACAGGCCGAAACGGTCGCCCCCGTTGTCAGTACGTCGTCAACCAGAAGGACATGGCGGCCTTTCAGGGCGGCAGCGCCACCCTCCACCACCCGGAACGCCCCCTTCACATTGCGGAACCGCGCCTTGCGGCCAAGCCCGCCCTGGCTTTCTGTCGCCCGCACGCGGTGCAAGAGCTGCGGCATCACAGGCAGGCCGGTCAGTTGCCCCAGCGCCTTGGCCAGCACATGGGACTGATTGTAACGCCTACGGAATAATCGTTTGCCATGCAGCGGCACAGGGATGATCACTTCAATCGCATGCCCGCAATCCTGTGTGTCGAGCGCGGTCTTCATCAGCCGCGCCATCGCCATGGCCCCATCAAGCCCGTCACCGTGCTTCAGCGCCAGCACCATATGGCGGGCGAGGCCGTCGTAGGCGCAGGCTGCCCGTACCCAATCGAACCGGGGCCTTGCCGCCAGGCAGGCAGCGCAAAGGCTGCCGGGCAAGTGCACACCGGGCAGCGCGGTATCGAACGGATGGCCGCAGCAGGCACAGACCGGCCCGTCTATTCGCCCGACCCGACCCCAGCAAGTGGCGCACAGGCCGCCGTGCGCGCCGATCACGTCGCCGCACGCGGGGCAACGCGGCGGCATCAGGAGGTCGGCAAGGCGCCGAAGCGCTGCCCTTGATTGTGCGATCATGCGACTCATGGATGCAGGATAACGCCGCGCCGCAACTTGTGAAGCCGCGAAGGACTTGAGCCCGCCGCCGCCGCGCGCTAGGAAGGCCGCAACTGAACAGCAACGCCGGAGCCCCGCCTTGGCCGCCACCGCAGACAGACCCGACTGGCAGGTATTTGACCGCGCCGCCCTCGTGCGCCAGCGCCAGCGTGCCGCCGCGCGGTTTGGCGCGCATGATTTCCTGCACCGGGAAGTGGGCGAACGGCTCCTTGACCGGCTGGCCGATATCAACCGCAGCTTCGAGGCGGGTATTGACCTTGGCGGCAACCTCGCCCGGCTCGGCCTCCTGCCCGCCGCCGGCGAGTGGCAAGTTTGCACCGAAGGTGTTCCGCTCGGTGGCGCCCGGATGATCGAAGCCGAAACCCTGCCCGCCGAGCCCGGCTCGGCTGACCTTGTGGTATCGAACCTTTATCTTCATTCGGTGAATGACCTGCCCGGTATGCTGGCGCAGGCACGCGCCGCGCTACGGCCCGACGGCCTGTTCCTTGCGGCCCTTTTCGGCGGCCATACGCTGACCGAGCTTCGCCATGCCTTTCTGGAAGCCGAGGCCGAGGTCACGGGCGGCGCCAGCCCGCGTGTATCGCCCTTCGCCGATGTGCGCGATGCCGGCGGCCTGTTGCAGCGCGCCGGTTTTGCCCTGCCGGTCGCGGACGCCGACGTGATCACTGTTGAATATGAAAGCCCGCTCCGGCTGATGGCGGACCTGCGCGGCATGGGCGAAGCCAATGCGCTTGCCGATCGCAGCCGCAAGACGCTGCGCCGCGATGTGCTGGCCCGGATGCTCGATATCTATATGGGTCGCCACGCCACGGCCTCGGGCCGCGTGCAGGCCACGTTCGAGATCGTCTGGCTGACCGGATGGCACCCGCATGAAAGCCAGCAAAAGCCGCTTCGACGAGGCAGCGGCAGCATGCCGCTTGGCGAGGCGTTGAAGGCAGCGATGGACAAGCCCAAGGGCTGACGTTCAGATAAAGTCCCGCAGCATCGCGACAAGCGGCAGGTCCGCCGGCGGCATCGGATAATCGCCCATATCAAGCGGACGCACCCATTTCACGCGCTGGCCTTCCTGCGGCACGATAAGCCCGTCCCATTTGCGGCAGAGATAAAGCGGCATCAGGAGGTGGAATTTCTCGTAGGAATGCGAGGCGAAGGCGAAGGGCGCCAGGCACGAGGCCGAAACATCGATCCCCAGTTCTTCCTTGGCTTCGCGGATCAGGGCCGCTTCGGGGATTTCGCCCTCTTCGACCTTGCCACCGGGGAATTCCCACATGCCCGCCATCGATTTACCGGCAGGCCGCTCGGCAATCAGCACCCGGCCTTCGATATCAACAAGCGCAATGGCTGCGACAAGGACGGTCGGCAGGGCCGCATCAAGGCGGACAAAGCTGTCAGGGCATTCTTCCATGGGCCGAGGCTTAGAGGCAGTTTGAGGCAAATTCAAGCATTAAGCACTTGTTAAGCCCTGACGCCCAGTGTCGGTCTATTGTGAAGGCAGGCGCCTTGACCCATAATGGCAGACGGGTCAGGGCTCAAGAGAGGTGAAACATGATGAACGCTTTGGCAGGAAAGCGGTTCTTCCGGCAGCTGCGTGACGATTACACGGGCGCCACCGCAATCGAATACGGGCTTATCGCGGCGCTGATCGCCGTGGCCGTGCTGTTGTCCACCGGTTCGCTTGGCGAAACCATGGTTCTGATGTTCGATAACCTTCTGGGCGCCGCCGAAACCGGGAAAGAAGCAGCCTCCAGCGAATAAGTCCGGGCGTGGCCGCTCAGGCCATCGCCCCGTGACCAAAATCCTTGGATGCCGGCTTCGTGGCTGTGCGGTCGTCATCCTCAAGGATGCGGGCGGCAACAATGCGCCGGGCATGGTCCACTTCGGCCTGCATGAATTTCAGTTCGGCAAGTTTTTCCGGTCCATCGGCAGAAAAACGCTGCATCGCATCGGCAAGTGCAGCCTCAAGATCGTTCAGAAACTTAAGCTGCAATTCAAGATTCACGGTTGGCATCACTCAATCTCCACATCGACATCACCTGTCGTGGGCACCCCTGCCCGTGGAGATATATTCAAATGCCATGCCAACCGTGATGCGACGCCGGGGCGCCGTCGGCGTCAGCTCCTGTAGTCGCCGTTGATGCGGATATATTCATAGGTCAGGTCGCAGGTCCAGACGGTCGCCTTGCCCGTGCCGATGCCGCCCACATCCACCCGAAGGTCGATATATTGCCCCTTCATATGGGCGCTTGTTTCTTCTTCCGAGTAACGCGGATGCACCGCGCCCTTGTGGGCCACAAGCTGGCCACCGATCCAGATCATCAGCTTGTCACGGTCAGCCTTCTCGCCCGCCTTGCCGACAGCGGCGACAATCCGGCCCCAGTTGGCGTCCTCGCCCGCAATCGCGGTTTTCACGAGCGGGCTGTTAGCCACCGAAAGGCCGATTGTGCGGGCGGCAGCGTCGTCTTCCGCCCCTTCGATGGTGATCGTCACGAACTTGGTGGCGCCCTCGCCGTCTTTCACGATCTGCTGGGCAAGATCGACGGCGATTTCCTCGAACTTCGCACGGAAATCATCAAGGCGCGGGTCTGCAGGGTCGCTGATCGTATCGCCGTTCGCATGCACGCCGGTCGCGAAGGCCATCACGCAGTCGTTCGTCGAGGTATCGCCGTCCACCGTGATGCTGTTGAAGCTGCGGTCGGTGACCTCGGACAGGATCGATTGCAGGCAGGCGGGCGAAACGTTGGCATTTGTGAAAATGAAGCCGAGCATCGTTGCCATATCGGGCGCGATCATGCCCGAGCCCTTGGTGAAGCCGGAAATGACTACAGGCTTGCCCTCGATCTCCGCCACCCGGCTGGCGCCCTTGGCGAACGTGTCGGTCGTCATGATTGCCGATGCTGCCTCTTTCCAGAGCCCGGCTGAAAGGCCGTCCTTCATGCGCTCGATCGCCTTGCGGAAGGGCGCGGTGTTGAGCGGCACGCCGATCACACCGGTTGAGGCCACCATCACTTCATTCAGATCGCAGCCGATCACATCGCTGGCGTCCGTCGCGATATCGAGGGTAGCCTTGGCGCCCTTTTCGCCCGTGAAGGCATTCGCGTTGCCGGCATTGCACACCACCACGCGGGCCTTGCCGCCGGTCGCGCCAAGCGCTGCCTTGCACCAGTCAACGGGGGCCGCCGGCGCTTTCGACCGGGTGAAGACCCCGGCGGCGCTCGTCCCCTCGGCCAGTACCGCCATCATGATATCCGGGCGGTTCTTGTATCGGAGGCCAGCAGCAAAAGCCCCAAGCTCAACGCCCGGAACAGGCGTGATGTGCGGGAACTGTGCGGGTGCGAGCGGCGAAAGCTTGAGCGTGGCCATAAGACAATCCTGTATCTAAAGGGAACCCGGCAGCATGACAGGCCGGGCGCAGACAAGACCTGTATCATGGCGCGAACGTCGCTTTCCGGCAAGGGGCGAGCCGTTTGCCGCCGCCATTTCTTTTGGCCTTGGCCGGGGGCGCAGGTTGACACATGCGTGTGCGGCGCTTATCTCATGCAAAACCATATCAACTGCCGCTTTCCGCCGGTGTCAGCTTCTGTTCAGAGAGCCCACGGCGCACGCCGCAAGTCAGGGGCCGGGGACAATCACCATGCTGGGCAAACTAGCCAAACGCCTTTTCGGGTCGTCGAACGACCGATATCTGAAAAAACTTGAACCCAAGATCGCCGCAATCAATGCGATGGAAGCCGATTTCATCGCCCTTTCGGACGATGCCCTGAAGGGCAAGACCGCCGAGTTCCGCGCGCGCCTTGAAAAAGGTGAAAGCCTCGACAGCCTGCTGCCCGAAGCCTTTGCAACGGTGCGTGAAGCCGCGAAACGCACGCTTGGCCAGCGCCACTATGATGTGCAGCTGATCGGCGGCATGGTGCTGCATGATCGTTCCATCGCCGAAATGCGCACGGGTGAGGGCAAGACGCTTGTAGCGACCCTCGCCGCTTACCTCAATGCGCTGCCGGGCAAGGGCGTGCATGTGGTCACCGTGAACGATTATCTGGCCAGCCGCGATGCCGGCTGGATGAGCCGCGTTTACGGCTTCCTCGGCCTCACAACCGGGGTGATCGTGCCGGGCCTGACCGACGCCGAGCGCCGCGCCGCCTATGCCTGCGACATCACCTACGCCACCAACAACGAGCTCGGCTTCGATTACCTGCGCGACAATATGAAATTCCGCCGCGAGGAAATGGTACAGCGCGAGTTCGGCTATGCCATCGTCGACGAGGTGGACAGTATCCTTGTCGATGAAGCGCGCACGCCGCTCATTATTTCGGGCCCGACCGAAGACAAATCCGAGCTTTATGTGACGATCGACAAGGTGATCGCCGAGCTCGGCGAGGGTGATTTCGAAAGGGACGAAAAGTCCCGCAGCGTCAGCCTCACCGATGAAGGCACCGAACGGGTCGAGGCGCTGCTGCGCGAGCAGGGCATCCTGAAGTCCGAAGACCTGTACGACTATGAAAACACGGCGATCGTCCACCATGTGGACCAGGCCCTGAAGGCGCGCACGATGTTCGAGCGCGACAAGGACTATATCGTCAAGGGCGGCAAGGTCATCATCATCGATGAATTCACCGGCCGCATGATGGATGGCCGCCGCTACTCGGGCGGGCTTCACCAGGCGCTGGAAGCCAAGGAAAATGTGGCGATCCAGCCGGAAAACCAGACGCTCGCTTCCATCACCTTCCAGAATTATTTCCGCATGTACCCGAAGCTTTCGGGCATGACCGGCACGGCCGCGACCGAAGCGGAAGAATTTGGCCAGATCTACGGCCTTGGTGTGATCGAGATCCCGACGAACGTCCCCGTCGCCCGCAAGGACGAGCATGACGAGTTCTACCGGACCGCGGACGAGAAATATGCCGCCATTGTCGAGGATATCAAGGAAGCACAGGCCAAGGGCCAGCCGGTTCTTGTCGGCACCGTATCGATCGAGAAATCGGAGCATCTCTCCGAAATCTTCAAGAAGCACAAGATCACGCACAATGTGCTGAACGCCCGCTTCCACGAGCAGGAAGCCTATATCGTGGCGCAGGCCGGGCGCTTTGGGGCGATCACCATCGCCACCAACATGGCGGGTCGCGGTACTGACATCCAGCTTGGCGGTAACGCCGAGATGCGGATTGCCGAAGAAACCCAAGGCATCGAGGACGAGGCCGAAATCGCCAAGATCACCGAGCGTGTGAAGGCCGAGATCGCCGCAGAGAAGCAAAAGGTTCTGGAAGCTGGCGGCCTTTATGTAATGGGTACCGAACGCCACGAAAGCCG
The Gimibacter soli DNA segment above includes these coding regions:
- a CDS encoding NAD(P)H-dependent flavin oxidoreductase, which codes for MTETGMQRLDALWKRGTDFLGTRYAILGGAMSWVSERHLVAAISNAGGFGVIACGGMTPDQLAAEIAATRALTDKPFGVNLITLHPQHMDHIAVVREAGVSHVVLAGGIPTGAAIAAVKDYGAKLMCFAPAAVLAKKLVRSGADAIVIEGSEAGGHIGPVSLNVLAQEILPIIRDVPVFVAGGLGRGEAIAAYLEMGASGAQLGTRFVVANECIAHPNFKKAFIRAAARDAVASVQIDNRFPVIPVRALKNASTEAFLQTQREVVNAYQAGEVSMEDAQLRIEHFWGGALRRAVIDGDIEMGSVMAGQSVGMVTREAPTAEIIAEIVDQAANCLGARDAAPQPAA
- a CDS encoding aspartate kinase; its protein translation is MARIVKKFGGTSVGDVDRIRNVANRVARAVKEGHEVVVVVSAMSGVTNQLVAYCRDAAPLHDAREYDAVVAAGEQITSGLLAICLQELGVPARSFLGWQVPIKTNSVHGSARIEDIPTERLEACLKEGRVAVIAGFQGIGDDGRITTLGRGGSDTSAVAVAAAIKAERCDIYTDVDGVYTTDPRIVPRARKLDKISYEEMLEMASVGAKVLQTRSVALAMKHGVRTQVLSSFEDKPGTLIVGEDEIVEQEVISGIAYSRGEAKVTVVGLKDRPGQVSHLFGPLADANINVDMIVQSASDNGEATDVTFTIPEDDLLRAVKILKEHKDQLQYQDIQYNGEVTKVSVVGVGMRSHAGVARKMFDTLAEKGINIQVISTSEIKVSVIIDSEYTELAVRALHTAYGLDAPAASA
- the ubiG gene encoding bifunctional 2-polyprenyl-6-hydroxyphenol methylase/3-demethylubiquinol 3-O-methyltransferase UbiG, with the protein product MSTENNSGSKQATTGRMAEGVTVNEDEVAFFARIADQWWDENGPFRPLHLLNPTRLAYIRAAINAHTGTSETSLKPFEGIRVLDIGCGGGLLSEPLSRLGASVTGVDASERNIEVAKIHAARMGLTVDYRNTTAEALAEAGEQFDVVVNMEVVEHVADVPAYLAACRALVKPGGLMLMSTLNRTARSFIFAIVGAEYVLRWLPIGAHDWNKFLTPRELADALKTAGFTPEAPTGFVFNPLTGNWKLSDRDVAVNYAVAAVAA
- a CDS encoding DUF1178 family protein, which encodes MIVFDLRCEQAHRFEAWFRSSGDYETQLAAGFVSCPVCDSTQIEKAIMAPNVGVKGNRKAEAPAPAAPSEKQQPVAHAPAAFAEMMAAFKQHVEANCEDVGENFAEEARKIHYGEAEDRGIYGATSADEAQALIEEGIEVLPLPTGRRTDA
- a CDS encoding carbon-nitrogen hydrolase family protein; amino-acid sequence: MRGALVQLTSGRTVASNLEVLEAHIRAAVAEGAEFVFTPETSLMMETRRADVLEKARYEAEDEALAALQALALEAGVWLSLGSIMVKVADDRLANRSFLIGPDGAIKARYDKIHLFDVDLGEGQVYRESALYEAGREAVVADTPFGLVGMSVCYDLRFPYLYRALAGAGARILLVPAAFTRPTGEAHWHALLRARAIENGAFVIAAAQTGDHETGRATYGHSLVIAPWGEVVVDAGTAPGVTLFDIDLAKVDAARQKVPSLDHTRTFSVTRTETP
- the grxC gene encoding glutaredoxin 3 translates to MADIVIYSSDLCPYCFRAKSLLKRKGAAFREISVDMNPAARREMREKANGRNTVPQIFINGQHVGGSDDLHALDDRGALDPMLAAAG
- a CDS encoding ComF family protein; this encodes MIAQSRAALRRLADLLMPPRCPACGDVIGAHGGLCATCWGRVGRIDGPVCACCGHPFDTALPGVHLPGSLCAACLAARPRFDWVRAACAYDGLARHMVLALKHGDGLDGAMAMARLMKTALDTQDCGHAIEVIIPVPLHGKRLFRRRYNQSHVLAKALGQLTGLPVMPQLLHRVRATESQGGLGRKARFRNVKGAFRVVEGGAAALKGRHVLLVDDVLTTGATVSACAGALKRAGAASVGVLTFARVDPTRVGRMTDNITLSSTDL
- a CDS encoding class I SAM-dependent methyltransferase — its product is MAATADRPDWQVFDRAALVRQRQRAAARFGAHDFLHREVGERLLDRLADINRSFEAGIDLGGNLARLGLLPAAGEWQVCTEGVPLGGARMIEAETLPAEPGSADLVVSNLYLHSVNDLPGMLAQARAALRPDGLFLAALFGGHTLTELRHAFLEAEAEVTGGASPRVSPFADVRDAGGLLQRAGFALPVADADVITVEYESPLRLMADLRGMGEANALADRSRKTLRRDVLARMLDIYMGRHATASGRVQATFEIVWLTGWHPHESQQKPLRRGSGSMPLGEALKAAMDKPKG
- a CDS encoding (deoxy)nucleoside triphosphate pyrophosphohydrolase, which produces MEECPDSFVRLDAALPTVLVAAIALVDIEGRVLIAERPAGKSMAGMWEFPGGKVEEGEIPEAALIREAKEELGIDVSASCLAPFAFASHSYEKFHLLMPLYLCRKWDGLIVPQEGQRVKWVRPLDMGDYPMPPADLPLVAMLRDFI
- a CDS encoding Flp family type IVb pilin — encoded protein: MMNALAGKRFFRQLRDDYTGATAIEYGLIAALIAVAVLLSTGSLGETMVLMFDNLLGAAETGKEAASSE
- the argJ gene encoding bifunctional glutamate N-acetyltransferase/amino-acid acetyltransferase ArgJ, translated to MATLKLSPLAPAQFPHITPVPGVELGAFAAGLRYKNRPDIMMAVLAEGTSAAGVFTRSKAPAAPVDWCKAALGATGGKARVVVCNAGNANAFTGEKGAKATLDIATDASDVIGCDLNEVMVASTGVIGVPLNTAPFRKAIERMKDGLSAGLWKEAASAIMTTDTFAKGASRVAEIEGKPVVISGFTKGSGMIAPDMATMLGFIFTNANVSPACLQSILSEVTDRSFNSITVDGDTSTNDCVMAFATGVHANGDTISDPADPRLDDFRAKFEEIAVDLAQQIVKDGEGATKFVTITIEGAEDDAAARTIGLSVANSPLVKTAIAGEDANWGRIVAAVGKAGEKADRDKLMIWIGGQLVAHKGAVHPRYSEEETSAHMKGQYIDLRVDVGGIGTGKATVWTCDLTYEYIRINGDYRS